The Humulus lupulus chromosome 3, drHumLupu1.1, whole genome shotgun sequence genome window below encodes:
- the LOC133825702 gene encoding uncharacterized protein LOC133825702, giving the protein MEVGECLNELVSNSNRKVSWSPLFGPYSFINISCGKEEMDDLQHTWKNMLEVAVVIRTVHNLYKAWKGLKQLLSVTITSPYAAQLVEIKEKLGPKYDKYDGFTVKVIGIDELVNLVFASARNCLWILGNERTLLGRESIRKSIIDDAKKRRCFFNVEEDKDLAEFLIDVKKELGELDELFDADSFLFKNAKWKVLFSDNFKKSFENIKSSQMRKLVVNMLLRLANGWRPKKRSINITCDKSKQNLKQFKVKCMYIICSIDIVQEYRFTQVLKVWDLLPLVEIQELVNRLDTTVFLTYSDDFINHCKVKHVEGDLEIPMSWGTSCKIVRFKKSRPGGAKLTSNNKISCDDVSLLQMKFYALSSYMVDQLLSSCDGTELELPFELTSQEMEIINFDKSSFVLGRSGTGKSTVIVRKLVQREQLHHIALEGFHEFNVCPLNENIIEDDEKVSKTKENFLRQIFVTLNPRLCYAVKQQVSCLKRYAYGGNSIGDSSFVPSDYINFIPDSFLDLPRKEYPLVITFQKFLMMLDGTIGNSFFNRFPEARGQYFRNEGSRESMTLESFIRVKEVNFEKFNSSDWPHFNMELTNGFEPSQVFIEIMSHLKGGLKSGDLSDGNLSRKDYILKSNSRVSNFSKDERNKIYDIFLLYEKLKMVNGEYDLADLVCDLHHRFKDERYEGDKLDFVYIDEVQDLTMGQIALFKFICKNVDDGYVFSGDTAQTIAKGIDFRFEDIRCLFYREFVHGKGEKGLITNVFQLSQNFRSHAGVLNLAQSVTNLLYHFFLLSIDVLNPETSLINGETPLLVEVHGENKFGSMFCNGGDGGKFVGFGAEQAILVRDDNIKNELLKYVGKHALVLTISECKGLEFQDVLLYNFLSSSPIKNQWRVIYEFMKENSIILHEVPTSFPSVNEAKHRLLCSELKQLYVAVTRTRQRLWIFENELSHPMCDYWKEQNIVEVRGLDNCLIKEIQVASSVEEWRSRGMKFFYAQNYGPARMCFGRAGEEFWEKSAEAAELRAVALCMRGSNTKLVDTYLRRAAEIFDCICIYEQAAQCYYDAKEYIKAGIYLL; this is encoded by the exons ATGGAAGTTGGGGAATGCTTAAACGAGTTGGTAAGCAATTCTAACCGCAAAGTATCATGGAGTCCACTTTTTGGACCATACTCTTTCATAAATATTTCTTGTGGaaaggaagaaatggatgatctTCAACACACCTGGAAAAACATGCTTGAGGTGGCTGTAGTCATCAGAACTGTACACAATCTGTACAAAG CATGGAAGGGGTTGAAGCAACTGCTTAGCGTTACTATAACATCGCCTTATGCGGCTCAACTAgttgaaataaaagaaaaactaggACCAAAGTACGACAAGTATGATGGATTTACAGTTAAGGTGATTGGAATCGATGAGCT AGTTAATTTAGTATTTGCAAGTGCCAG AAACTGTCTTTGGATTCTAGGAAATGAAAGAACATTGTTGGGAAGAGAGTCTATACGGAAATCTATTATAGATGATGCGAAGAAACGAAGGTGTTTTTTCAATGTAGAGGAAGACAAAGATTTGGCTGAATTCTTAATAGATGTTAAGAAAGAGCTCGGTGAATTGGATGAGTTGTTTGATGCTGATAGTTTTCTTTTCAAGAATGCTAAGTGGAAG GTTCTGTTCAGTGATAACTTCAAGAAATCATTCGAAAATATTAAGTCATCCCAAATGAGAAAGTTGGTTGTTAATATGTTACTGAGACTTGCAAATGGATGGAGACCAAAGAAGAGGAGCATCAACATAACATGTGATAAATCAAAGCAAAACTTGAAGCAATTTAAGGTTAAGTGCATGTATATTATTTGCTCAATTGACATAGTGCAGGAATACCGTTTCACTCAAGTCTTAAAGGTCTGGGATCTACTGCCACTGGTGGAAATTCAAGAACTGGTCAATCGTCTAGATACTACTGTCTTTCTTACATACTCTGACGATTTTATTAATCATTGCAAGGTTAAACATGTTGAGGG gGATTTGGAAATTCCAATGAGCTGGGGGACCTCTTGTAAAATTGTTCGTTTTAAGAAATCTAGACCAGGAGGAGCAAAGTTAACTTCTAATAATAAAATAAGCTGTGATGATGTTAGTTTGTTGCAGATGAAATTCTATGCCTTGTCCTCATATATGGTGGATCAATTGCTCTCTAGCTGTGATGGTACAGAACTAGAATTGCCCTTTGAATTGACTAGCCAGGAAATGGAGATCATAAACTTTGACAAAAGCTCCTTTGTTCTTGGGAGGTCTGGTACTGGAAAATCTACTGTTATAGTAAGAAAGTTAGTTCAAAGAGAGCAGCTACATCATATAGCGTTGGAAGGTTTTCATGAGTTCAATGTGTGTCcattaaatgaaaatataataGAAGATGATGAAAAGGTTAGCAAGACCAAGGAGAATTTTCTGCGTCAGATTTTTGTAACACTTAATCCTAGACTGTGTTACGCTGTCAAGCAACAAGTTTCGTGTTTGAAAAG ATATGCTTATGGTGGGAACTCTATTGGAGATAGCAGCTTTGTTCCTTCAGACTATATCAATTTTATTCCAGATTCCTTTCTTGATCTTCCTCGAAAGGAATACCCTCTTGTTATAACATTTCAAAAGTTCCTCATGATGCTGGATGGAACAATAGGCAATTCATTTTTCAACAGATTCCCAGAAGCTAGAGGTCAATATTTCCGAAATGAAGGAAGTAGGGAGTCAATGACCTTAGAAAGTTTTATAAGAGTGAAAGAAgttaattttgaaaaatttaaCTCATCTGATTGGCCTCACTTCAATATGGAGTTAACCAATGGTTTTGAACCATCTCAAGTATTCATAGAAATAATGTCACATCTGAAAGGTGGGTTGAAATCTGGGGATCTTTCTGATGGCAATCTCAGTCGGAAAGATTACATTTTGAAAAGTAACAGCAGAGTTTCAAATTTCAGCAAGgatgaaagaaataaaatatatgaCATTTTTTTACTGTATGAGAAGTTAAAGATGGTTAATGGTGAATATGATTTGGCTGATCTGGTTTGTGATCTTCATCATCGATTCAAAGATGAAAGATATGAGGGAGACAAACTGGACTTTGTGTATATTGACGAGGTGCAGGATCTAACTATGGGACAGATTGCACTTTTTAAGTTTATATGCAAAAATGTGGATGATGGCTATGTTTTTTCTGGTGATACAGCACAAACAATTGCAAAGGGGATTGACTTTAGATTCGAGGATATACGCTGTCTTTTTTACAGGGAATTTGTACATGGGAAAGGAGAAAAAGGCCTTATCACAAACGTATTCCAATTGAGTCAGAACTTCAGAAGTCATGCTGGTGTATTGAACCTAGCTCAGAGTGTTACCAACCTTCTATATCATTTCTTTCTACTCTCAATTGATGTATTGAACCCTGAGACAAGTCTGATTAATGGGGAAACTCCACTGTTGGTTGAAGTACATGGCGAAAATAAGTTTGGTTCTATGTTCTGTAATGGTGGAGATGGTGGGAAATTTGTTGGTTTTGGAGCTGAGCAAGCCATCTTAGTCAGAGACGATAACATAAAGAATGAGCTTTTAAAGTATGTTGGAAAGCATGCTCTTGTTCTAACAATATCAGAGTGTAAAGGCCTTGAGTTTCAG GATGTGTTGCTTTATAACTTTCTTTCTTCATCACCAATAAAAAATCAATGGAGAGTTATATACGAGTTTATGAAGGAGAACAGTATAATTTTACATGAAGTTCCTACATCTTTCCCTAGTGTCAATGAGGCCAAGCACCGCCTTCTTTGTTCTGAGTTAAAGCAACTATATGTTGCTGTTACTCGTACAAGGCAAAGGTTGTGGATTTTTGAGAATGAGCTCTCACATCCCATGTGTGACTATTGGAAGGAACAGAACATTGTTGAAGTTAGAGGGCTTGATAATTGTCTCATTAAGGAGATCCAAGTTGCAAGCAGCGTAGAAGAGTGGAGGTCACGAGGCATGAAG TTTTTTTATGCACAAAATTATGGGCCTGCCAGAATGTGCTTTGGTAGAGCAGGAGAAGAATTCTGGGAAAAAAGTGCTGAAGCGGCTGAGCTCCGCGCGGTTGCTttgtgtatgagaggttcaaatACTAAACTGGTTGATACATATCTCAGAAGGGCTGCTGAAATATTTGATTGCATTTGTATATATGAACAAGCTGCTCAATGTTATTATGATGCAAAAGAATACATAAAAGCAGGTATTTATTTACTATAA